Proteins from a single region of Mytilus trossulus isolate FHL-02 chromosome 2, PNRI_Mtr1.1.1.hap1, whole genome shotgun sequence:
- the LOC134705281 gene encoding uncharacterized protein LOC134705281 isoform X1: MSCRSLFLPSVYFPRFSLNKVISCVIRRKSLAMGNHIIAVILAAVFVSIVAHPGRPALQDSPQARVIFQAAERNRTDDGFITPDEFKDIFATFDINTDGEVNEKEFLFIWKDRQLGDLSAASSFFHHIDTDRDNLLSEIPDMSRTFYYFDSNQDGKISLVEFVIVWINLSH; this comes from the exons ATGTCTTGCAGGTCTTTGTTTTTACCATCTGTCTATTTCCCTAGATTCAGTCTTAATAAAGTCATATCCTGTGTGATTCGAAGGAAAAGTCTCGCG ATGGGCAACCATATCATTGCTGTTATTTTAGCTGCGGTTTTTGTAAG TATTGTTGCACATCCTGGAAGACCTGCCTTACAAGACAGTCCACAGGCTCGGGTTATTTTTCAGGCAGCTGAAAGAAATCGTACAGATGATGGTTTTATTACACCAGATGAATTTAAGGACATCTTTGCCACGTTTGATATCAATA CTGATGGTGAGGTCAATGAAAAGGAGTTCTTATTTATTTGGAAAGACCGACAGCTAGGAGACTTATCGGCAGCCTCTAGTTTTTTCCATCACATTGACACAGATAGAGACAATTTATTGTCAGAGATTCCAGATATGTCTAGAACTTTCTACTACTTCGACTCAAATC AGGATGGAAAAATCAGCCTGGTTGAGTTTGTCATCGTTTGGATCAATCTATCTCACTGA
- the LOC134705281 gene encoding uncharacterized protein LOC134705281 isoform X2, whose product MGNHIIAVILAAVFVSIVAHPGRPALQDSPQARVIFQAAERNRTDDGFITPDEFKDIFATFDINTDGEVNEKEFLFIWKDRQLGDLSAASSFFHHIDTDRDNLLSEIPDMSRTFYYFDSNQDGKISLVEFVIVWINLSH is encoded by the exons ATGGGCAACCATATCATTGCTGTTATTTTAGCTGCGGTTTTTGTAAG TATTGTTGCACATCCTGGAAGACCTGCCTTACAAGACAGTCCACAGGCTCGGGTTATTTTTCAGGCAGCTGAAAGAAATCGTACAGATGATGGTTTTATTACACCAGATGAATTTAAGGACATCTTTGCCACGTTTGATATCAATA CTGATGGTGAGGTCAATGAAAAGGAGTTCTTATTTATTTGGAAAGACCGACAGCTAGGAGACTTATCGGCAGCCTCTAGTTTTTTCCATCACATTGACACAGATAGAGACAATTTATTGTCAGAGATTCCAGATATGTCTAGAACTTTCTACTACTTCGACTCAAATC AGGATGGAAAAATCAGCCTGGTTGAGTTTGTCATCGTTTGGATCAATCTATCTCACTGA
- the LOC134705280 gene encoding uncharacterized protein LOC134705280 yields MMKSVIFFLSLIVYILSDSEPQREVVLFDRADKNRDGQLTRAELDNVYLLFDVDHDHSITSAEFTKDWVVTYAIGNSKEAAKLFSKADVNEDGVINKHDLPFVFTYFDMDSDGHVSVNEFLTQWGQLKLEAGLETIDIHLDNNVTTTSSG; encoded by the exons ATG atGAAATCAGTCATCTTTTTCCTCTCTCTGATAGTTTACAT CTTATCAGACTCGGAACCACAAAGAGAAGTAGTTTTGTTTGACAGAGCAGACAAAAATAGAGACGGTCAATTAACACGGGCAGAACTGGACAATGTGTACCTGCTTTTTGATGTAGATC ATGACCATAGTATTACAAGTGCAGAGTTTACAAAAGACTGGGTTGTTACATATGCAATCGGAAATAGTAAAGAAGCAGCCAAATTATTTTCTAAGGCCGATGTAAATGAAGATGGTGTCATCAACAAGCACGATTTGCCTTTTGTTTTTACATACTTTGATATGGaca GTGATGGCCATGTAAGTGTAAATGAATTTCTGACACAGTGGGGACAACTGAAATTGGAAGCAGGCCTTGAAACCATTGACATCCATCTTGATAACAATGTAACAACTACTTCCAGTGGATAA